The window CAGCTTCATACCATAGCTGAGGTCACCTGCATCCCCAAGACCGGGGACAATGTATCCCTTGCTGGTCAATCCCTCATCCACCGCAGCGATCCAAAGGTGGGTATCCTCAGGGAAAACGTCCTGTACTTTGGCCAAGCCATCTTTGGACCCAATGACCGATATGATATGGATTTGTTTTGGCGTTCCATGGCTCTTTAAGGCATCGAGTACATTTTCCAAGGTCTTTCCCGTGGCCAACATGGGGTCGGTAAGTACCAATATTTTTCCATCCAAGGAAGGTGCAGCAAAATATTTTACAATCACTTCAAAGGCATCATCATTGTTCGGATGATGTCGATATGCGGAGATAAATGCGTTTTCGGCCCCATCAAAATAACTCAAAATGCCATGGTGCAAGGGCAGCCCGGCGCGAAGCACGGAACAGAGCACCAATTGGTCCGAACACAAGAAAGACGATTTGGTGTCTAGGGGAGTGGTCACCTCTTTTTGTGAATAATCTAGGCTCTTACTCAGTTCATAGGCCAAAATCTCACCAATGCGTTCAATATTGCGTCGAAACCGCATAGGGTCTTTTTGTATTGTAACGTCCCTGATTTCGGCGATGAAGGTATTGAGAATGGAATGGGCTTGGTCGAATTGGTGAACGATCATAGTATGGCAATTGAATCCACCTAAAGGTAAACCTTGTCCGTTACATATGAAAATGCGAGGGGAATGGATAGAGAACAGTGGGTTAACTGATAAAGATCATTGGCGAAAAAGTGAAATTTTGGCGAAATTTGATAGGAGGACTTAGAGCATCAAAAAGCTTGAATCTAATAGCGTACTATGGACTTTATTGATTATTACAAGGTTTTGGGGGTAGATAAAAAGGCATCTACCGAAGAGATTAAAAAGGCATACCGCAAACTGGCCCGAAAGTACCATCCGGACTTGAACCCTAATGATGTAGAGGCCGAAAAGAACTTTAAAAGGGTGAACGAAGCCAATGAGGTACTATCAGACCCGGATAAGCGGAAAAAATATGATGAATACGGTAAGGACTGGCAGCATGCGGAGGAGTTTGAAAAAGCAAAACGTGCGAGGTCGCAGCAGGCGAACCAAGGGGATTATGGGGGATATACCTATAGTTCTGGCGGTTCGGCACAGGATTTTTCCGATTTTTTTGAATCCATGTTCGGGGGCAGGTCGGCCGGTTTTGGTGGCAGGGGACAACGCGTCCGATTTAGGGGACAAGACTACAATGCAGAGCTGAAATTGTCCCTTATGGATGTGTATACGACGCAAAAGCAGACCCTTACCGTAAATGGCAAGAATATCCGCTTGACCATTCCAGCGGGAATCGAGGATGGCCAGACCATCAAAATAGCAGGTCATGGAGGCCCAGGAGTAGAGGGCGGTCCTGCAGGTGACCTCTACATTACCTTTTCCATTGTCAACAACACCGATTTTAGGAGAGACGGAGCCAACCTTTACAAGACAGTGGAACTTCCTTTGACAAAAGCTGTTTTGGGCGGTGAAATCCAAGTGGAGACCTTAACGGGCAAGGTAAAATTGAAAGTAGCGCCCGGAACAGACAATGGTACCCAAGTCAAACTGAAAGGAAAGGGTTTTCCCAAGTATAAAAAGGAGGGGCAATTCGGTGACCTGTATTTGACCTACCAAGTAAAAGTCCCTAAAAATTTGACCGCAGAGCAAAAGGAGCTTTTTGAGGCATTGGAGAAAACCAATCTAAAATAAAAAAGACATGAAAAAAGAAAACTACATATCCATAGAGACCTTTTGTGAGCTTCACGGGGTAGGGGAATCTTTTGTGTACTCCATGTACGAGTATGAGATTTTACAAGTAAAAGATAAACCCGACAAAAGAATGCTTCATGTGGAAGAGCTTCCTGTATTGGAAAAAATGGTGCGTTTGCACAACGAGCTCGATATCAATCCCGAAGGGATACAGGCCATACATCATCTTTTGGGACAAGTGGAAAGTCTGCAAGAAGAAGTCGCTGCCCTGAAACGTAAATTGGATGCATTAAAATGATGGGGATGTCCGTATGACCATCGTCATAGGAATATGAAAATTAGCAGATTACCTTTAAGGGAAGACAAAAAATGAAATATAATCCACATAACTATTGCATAAGTTATTGTGTTTCCAAAAGGTGATGCGATGAAAAAAATATTGGTACCCGTCGATTTTTCAGATTTTTCCAAATACGCCCTTGAGGTTGCTTCCAAATTGGCGAAGCAGCATGGGAGTGGCATTGTTTTGCTTCATATGATCGGTATGTCCGATTCCGTATTGGCGAATTCCGAACTTGCGGAAGAGGCGGAGGCTAAATATTTTTTGAAACTGGCCAAGGATAAGATCAAGGAGTTGACCGGACAGAAATACCTTAAAGGTATCGCTGTGAATGCCATTATCCAAAACTATAAGGATTTTGAGGAGGTGAATAAGGTGGCCCAGGAACAAGATTGTGATTTGATCGTTATGGGCTCACATGGCGCTAGTGGTATTCGGGAACTTTTTGTGGGTTCCAATACCGAAAAAGTGGTACGCTCTTCCGACCTACCTGTTATGGTCATCAAGTCAAAACCGGAAGCGTTCCATTTGCAACGCATTGTGATGGCCTGTGACCTTGATTTGGAGAACATTTCCGTTTACAAGAAGGCGAAACAATTTGCCGAAAGCAACGGAGCTTCTTTGGAAATGGTCTATGTGCACAGCGCTGGCGCCAATTTTATGGGTCGTGACGATGTGACGCAACGCTTGGAGGCCTTTAAGCAGGAATTGGGAAAGGACGTTAACATTAACTTTTACGACCATAATTCGGTGGAGAAGGGCATACTTCAATATTGTTTTGAAAAAAATGCCGATCTATTGGTCATTCCTACCCATGGTCGAAAAGGATTGGCCCGTTTCATCGTCGGTAGTTTGGCCGAAACGGTCTCCAACCATGCAAAAATTCCTGTGATGACCATAAGGATATGATCAATTGTCAAAAAGCAATTGCAATCGTCCCAAAAGAATGAGCTCCGATTTGTTGCTTCCGGCAAAGGCCGAGGCAATGGCCCGTGAAGTGGACATGGCCAAATCCTTGATCTCTTTGGTAAACAGGATTTTATGGTCTGTATAAAAGGCCTCAAATTCCTCGTATATCTCTTCACTGTCCTTGGTGTATTCCAATAGCCAGTCAAACACGGAAACAATCTGGAAGGCGGCATCCGTGCCGTACTCATCCTCAGCGTCATCTACTTCCAACCAATGGTCGCGCACCACCTCATTGAGTTTTTCCATCTCTTTCATGTGAACACTGTGGTCCGCCATGGCAATGGCGTAGAACAATTTTCCTAAATTTTGATACAATTCGTTCTGTAGATTTTTATCAGATTCCAACATTTTCTTAATTTTTAGTCCAAGTTTAAATATACCGATCTATTCGGTAGGGAAGCATGACCAAAATCAGTATTTTTAGTCTAAGTTTTGGAAAAGTTCGAAGAAAGTAACGTATTGGGCATGTTTTCGGAGGTCATCTCCGAAGGCATCCTTATTGTCAATGCCCAGCAACAGATAACGGCCAGTAACAAGGCGGCCAACAAAATGTTCAACTATAATGAAGGCGAACTTCTGGGCCAGCCTCTGGACATCCTTATTCCCAAGCGCATCAAGCACAAACACGGGCAATTGGCCCATCGTTTTATGGGCGAGGGCAAGGCGAGGCAGATGGGAAAAGGACTGGATTTGGTGGGTATCCGTAAAGACGGGGAGGAATTTCCTTTGGAAATCAGCCTAAACCCTTTTAAGATGAAGGAACAGCAATATGTGCTGGCCTTGATCATGGATATCACCGAGAAAAAGAAAGCGGAGCAGACCATTGATTATTGGTTTCAGATTTTCGACGAGTCGCTGAACGAAATTTACGTTTTTGATGCTGAATCCTTCATTTTTATCAATGTAAACCAAGGGGCACAGCGCAATTTGGGCTATTCTATCCAAGAGCTTACCAACATGTCGGTAATGGATATCAAACCCGAAGTATCTGCAGAAGTAATGCAGCGGTTACTGTCTCCACTTATCGCAAAACGAAGGGAGAAGGTCATTTTTGAGTCCGTTCATCGGCGAAAGGATGGGACCCACTATCCTGTGGAGGTGCACTTGCAATTGTCCTATATTGAAAAGCGAAGGGTGGGTGTAGCGATAGTGTTGGATATCACCGAACGTAAAAACTATACCCAACAACTGGAAAACACCGTCGAGGAGCGTACGGAGCAATTACGGGAAGCATTGAAGGCAGAAAAAAAGTTAAACGAGCTCAAGACAAAGTTCCTTTCCTTGGTTTCACACGAGTTCAAGACACCCTTGTCCAGCATACTTACCTCTACCTCCCTATTGACCAAATATACCACCACGGAACAGCAGGACAAACGCGATAAGCATATCGCTACCATTAAGTCCAAGGTGCGGTACCTCGATAATATTTTGACCGATTTCCTATCCATTGAACGTTTGGATTCTGGCAAAGTAAATTACGCCTTGACTTCATTTCCGTTAAGCAAATTGATCAATGAGGTGGTTTACGATGCCAATACCCTGCTCAAAGAGGGTCAACGCATACAATATCCCCAGAATATCGATGGTATAGTTATCGAGTTTGATGAAAAGATCATGGGGTTGGCACTTTCCAATCTGGTCCATAATGCCATAAAATATTCTCCTGAGGACAGCGATATCGAGCTAAAGGTACACCAAGAACGGGAACAATTAAAAATTGATGTGGTGGATCAGGGTCTTGGGGTTCCAGAGGAGGACCAACCCTTTATATTTGATCGATATTTTAGGGCCACCAACGTGCTTACGGTACAGGGCACTGGTATCGGACTCAACACGGTCCGGCAACATATGCACAACCTCAATGCTAACGTAACTTTTAAGAGTGAACTTGGGCGAGGCTCGACCTTCACTCTTCACATACCAATAAATAACAAGGAAAATGAAAAAGATCTTACTGGTTGAAGATGACACCTCGCTACGCGAAAATGTGGCCGAACTGTTGGAATTGTCCGGTTTTGAAGTTTGTACGGCATCCAATGGGCTCATAGCTGTGGACATGGCCAAAAAGGAGGTTCCCGATTTGGTACTCTGTGATATTATGATGCCCGAACTGGATGGGTATGGTGTCCTTGAGGAACTGTCCTCCCATGAAAGTACACGGCAAATTCCGTTCATTTTTGTTTCCGCCAAAACAGAAAAACAGGATGTTCGCCGAGGAATGAACCTAGGTGCGGACGATTATTTGACCAAACCTTTTGAGGAGGAGGAACTGCTGTCTGCCATCGAATGTCGATTGGAGAAGGCCAAACAGATGAACACCGTGCTCCAGGAACACCCTAAACAGGCAAAAGAAGACGAAATCCGTTCCCTGAACGAATTGAAGAATTTTTTTGATGACCACGGGGAATTGTTGTCCTACAAAAAGGACGAGACCATCTACAATAAAGGTGACCACTCCAATATGGTATATCTTATCCTGAAAGGGGTGGTGAAAAGTTGCAGTTTGGATGAAGAGGGAAAGGAATTGATCACCTCAATTTATTCGGCAGATGATTTTTTGGGCTTTACCTCCCTAACCGATCACCTGCCTTATCAAGAATACACCATAGCCATGGAAGATGTGGAACTTGCAGGAATTTCCAAGGAAAAAGTAAAGGGCATTTTGGAAGACAACAGGAGTGTGACCTTGGAATTGATGGATGTGATAACCGGAAACCTGACCGACATCAAAAAGCAATTGTTGCAAATGGCCTACAGTTCTGTAAGGAAGAAAACGGCCCAGACCCTTTTGCTCTTTTCCAAGGCCATTAATAGGGATAAGGACGGCGCCCTTAAAATAGCCCGTAGCGACTTGGCGGGTGTGGCCGGGATTGCCACCGAAAGCCTTATCCGTACACTTTCCGATTTTAAGAACGAAGGACTCATCGCTATAGAAAACCGCACTATTTCAGTAATCGACAGGGAGGCATTGGCACGTGTAAATTGAAAAAAATCGGTCATGATGGGGCGTAAGTGATATTTATCATTCCATTATTTTTTGCGAATGTCCATATTGCGCCATCAATTCATGACAGATGAAGAATATTCTGGTCCCAACCGATTTTTCGGAGAATTCTGTTCGGGCGCTAAAGTATGCCCAAATGCTGTTCGATTCCGAAGAATGTAACTTTTATATCCTATATGTCGGTACCCTTCTGGACACCAAGAACGATGCTGAAACCATGCAGTATGGCGATGGGGATTCCGAGAATACAAAAAGAAAACTTGCCGATTTGGTAAAAGATACCAGGGCACATAGTACCGAGGCCAATCATTTCTTTTTTTCATTGCACGAGTACGGTTTTTTTATCCCAACGATCAAAAAACATTTGGACGAACAAAACATTGATCTAATTGTCATGGGTACCAAAGGGGCATCGGGTATCAAGGAAAAAGTGATCGGCACCAATACCGGGGATGTGATTACCAAGGTGCAGTGCAATACCCTTGTGGTTCCTGAGCAAGTTGAACTTTCCAAACCCCGCGAAATTGCCTTCCCAACCGATTTGAACATCTTCTACTCGTTAAAAATGCTTCGGCCCATGATTGAAATGGTGCAATTGGGCAAGTCAAAGTTTCGAATTATGCATGCACTGCAGGCAGGCGACCATCTGAACGAGGAACAAAAGAACAACAAGGAATACCTTTTGGATTTTATGAAGGAAACCTTTCCAGAGAGCCACAGCTTTCATACCATAACCAACAAAAAGGTAAAGTCGGCCATTCAGTGTTTTGTGGAGAGCCGGGAAATCGACATGATGTTCATGGTGGCCAAGAACCTGAATTTTATCCAACAGATCCTGTTCGATTCCATTGTGGAGCAAATCAGTTTTCACACCAAGATTCCATTCTATGTAATCCACGAATAGTACATTGGAAAAAAATCGTCCAATCTGATGTAAATCATAGATAATCAGCAACGGAACGGGTAGCTTTGATACTGTAGGAACCAAAAATCGAGAACCATGATCAAAGTACTTTTGCCCACTGATTTTTCGGAAAATGCTTTTCATGCCATTACCTATGCAGTAAAGCTATTGGAACACGCCACTTGTACCTTCTACTTGGTACATGCCTATACCCCTCCGGTGTATAGGGTAGACTATGCCTTGGGCAGTCCAGGACAATTGGGCCTGCCCGATGACGAAAGGAACAAGGCAGAGGAAGCCTTGGAACGTACCAAAAAGAAGATAAAGTCACTATTGCCCGTATCCCGGCACAGCTTTGTTACCCATGCCGCCTTCAACTCCTTGGCGGAGGAACTGGAATCGGTTTCCCAAAAAGAGGATATCGATTTTATTGTGATGGGCACCCAAGGAGCCACAGGAGCCAAAGAAATTCTATTTGGTTCGAACACAGTACAAGTAATCCAGAAATCATCGGTTCCGGTATTGGCCGTTCCCGCTGAATTCGAATACCGTCCGCTCCAAAATATGTTGTTTCCCACCGATTACGAAGTGGAATTTAAAAAGGCCAATTTGGAAACGGTACTCCAGCTTTTGAAACTGTCCCGTGCCAAATTGCACGTTTTGCACATAAGCTCTCCCGAAGGCCTTGATGAGAGCCAAATGGATAATAAGGGCTATCTGGAAGGTCGCCTTTTGGAACGGAACCATCAATTTTATGATATGCCCGACCAAGATTTGATTGCCGCCATCAACGATTTTCAGGATACGGTGTCTGTGGACATGTTGGCCATGGTCAGGAACAAGCATACGTTTTTGGAGCGCCTCTTTATAGCGCCTACCATCAGAAATATTGGTTTGCACAGCAAAGTGCCTTTTTTGGTATTACCGTTAAACCCTTAATCCGTTGCCATGTTACACATTTTAGCACCCACCGATTTTTCGAACAACTCCTATAATGCGATTTATTATGCAGCCCGGTTGTTCGCCGATACCGATAGCGAATTTCATATCGTACACGTTTGCGGTACCGAGGGAAGTTCCGATTTGGAAAGCTCAAAATTGGAATCCACCAAAAACTTGGATGCCCTGCAGCACCGGCTCATTCGTGATGTGGGCAAAAACAACAAGCATTCGTGGAAAAAGGTTTCCCTGTGCTCCGATATGGCCAAAGGCATTGCTGATTATGCCAAGGAAAACGATATGGATCTTACAGTCATCGGCAACAAGGCAAAGGAAGAAGTAAAAGACATTCTTTTTGGGAACAATGCCATGCAATTGGTGCGGGAGATTGCCCATTGCCCAGTACTCATCATCCCCTTGGAAATTGATTTTAAAAGGGTCGATAAGATGGCTTTTGCATCAAATTATGTGAGGCCTATTCACGCAGAAAGCGTTAGTGCACTTCAGTTTTTTAGTGCGTTACTGGATAGTGTCATTGTTCCCATGACTATCGAAGACGATAAAGGGAACGACGCCTCAAAGCAAAATAGGGCGGATTTTTTGGAGGCCATTTCCGAGAGCGCATCCAAAGAGGTCAAACTCCCGGTGTTCGAGGGCAAGGTAAACACCATATTGGAATTTGTGGACCTATGGAGCATTGATATGCTTTGCATGGTGTACTATCCCCATCATTTCTTTTTGGAATTTATAGGAAAGGGAATCATCAAAGAGCTCAATACAAAATTGAAGATTCCCTTTTTGATCCTGCCCGATACGTCCAACTGACGAAAATCATAGGGCAGTTTTCTGACCTTGCTTATTATATAATGGGTTAAAAGGGATGGAAAGCGAAGGAGCCATCCGAAAGAAAATGATAATTGAAAAATTGATGAAACTATGAAGCAAATAGGAATTTGGTTGGACAAGCAGGAAGCCAACGTTGTGGTATTGAACAATGGGAAGGAAAGTATGTTCACTATTCCTTCGGAATTGGATTTTTTCAACCCCAAAGGCGGGGCACGATCCAAGACCAAATGGGGACCACAGGACGTAGTGCAGGACAGCAAGTATTTGGAAAGGGAAAAACATCAGTTAAAAAAGTATTTTGATACGCTTGCCAAAAAGGTTTCCGATGCCGATGAACTTGCCATTTTTGGCCCTGCCGAAACTCCTGATAAGTTTACGGATGCCTTAAAATCTAGACACTCGGCCCTAGCCGGCAAAATCAAATTGACGGAGACAGCCGATAGTATGACCGAAAACCAGTTTAAAGCATTGGTAAAACGCTCTTTTGGAATGGATGACCGATATCCCGAAGGCGATTAAGATTGCCCCGGAACATGATTTAGGTCATTTCATAGCTAGCTAGTTTGTACTACATTCAATCCAAATTTAATGTAACTGCCGTAACGATGAAGAGGGAGAGACAAATAGCGGTAATGCATGGAGAATTACAGACATGGAAATCCTATCTGCAGTTTATAGCGGATGAGATGGCTTTTATTCAAAGACTACTCGATTCCTATGTATTTGAGCCACGGACTCCCAAATTGTTCGAACGTTTGGAAAACTTCAAACAACACTTCGATAGTTCCAAGGCCGAACGCTGTTCGTTATCGGAATTCATCAAAAATCATGAAAATGGACTGGGCGGCATCTTTGAATGCACGCAAGATGAGTGCGATGGCCATTACTACGAAAAACACTTAAGCCTCAAGAATAGAGTGGACCGGTATATTGAGACTTACATCAATTTGAAAAAAGAGGTGTACGATTATGCTGGGGCCATACTCAAGAAAAAGAAGCCCTTGTACTGATGTGGCGTTGACCATATCGGAGAGTCAAGCAATTATTTAATCTGTTAAATCAACTAGTTATGTCATTGGTAAAATTGGACGGAAAGCGATTTCCATGGAACGAAAGACTGATTGATTTTTTCAGTCGGGATGCATTTGTGGATGATGATTTTTTCAATTTGGAGAAAACCCATCCATCCATGAATGTCAAGGAACACAAAGATGATTTTGAAATTGAGTTTGCCGCACCGGGATTTGAAAAGAAAGATTTCAAGATTACTATGAAAGATGATGTATTGGAGGTTTCGGCCCAAAAGCGTAAAGAGAAGACCGAAGAGGAAGAGAACTTTACCCGAAGGGAGTTCAACTACAATGCATTTACCAGAAGTTTACAACTGCCACCCACCGTAGATCGCTCCAAAGATGTTAAGGCGGTGTACCAAAACGGTATCCTTACCCTTAAGGTCCATAAAATGGAAGCGGCCAAAAACAACCAAAAAAAGGTGATTGAAGTGGCATAGTTAAAAACCAGCGGCAGATGGTTTCCGTCTGCCGCAAAATGTAATTCAGTGATGGAAACAAAATCGAACAAACGACAATATCGGGAATGGTTCAGTGCAGATGAGCTGCACGAAGAGACCAACAATGGTGTTCCGAGATGAAATTTGCCCGGGACGAGCAAAAATTCCTGAACAGCATGATCAAGGACTATACCTTGGACATCATCGACTCCGACATGTTCAAAACCATACAGCCCATTGTGGATGCGTTGAACATCTGCGAAAGGGATTTGGTGGAACTCTTCAAAAAGGTGCAGCTGCACGAAAACCAGCTCCAAATTATGGTAGATGAGGTCAACCAAGAGAAAATGGAGGCCGCTTATCTGGATACGCACAACGACCTTGCCAAGGAAGTATCGGATTACTTTGTACGGTACCGTGATGCAAAAAACAAGATTTTCGATATCGTATCCCAGGTAATGAAGCGCAGAAGACAAAAACGATTATTGAATTAATATAGCTCTTAAAAGGATGAAAGTACTGGTGTACAGTGCCAAGGATTTTGAAATAAAGAACTTGGAGAAAGCGAACAATGGAAAGCATAAAATAAGGTTTGTTCCAGAAGCCTTGGATACCACAACGGCGGTTATAGCGGCAGGATATGATGCCGTGTGTATCTTCTCCAACGATGATGCCAGCCTTGTGGTACTCGAAATTCTCCATGACCTTGGCGTAAAGTACATCACCCTGCGATCCACGGGCTACAACAATGTCAGCGTAAAATCGGCCAAGCGCATCGGGTTGAAGGTGGCCTATGCCCCAGAGTATTCGCCACATGCCATTGCCGAACATGCCGTAGGCCTTTTGCTGGCTTTGGACCGCAAGTTGGTTCAGGCCAACACTCAGGTAAGGGTCTTTAATTTTACGTTGGACAATCTTATAGGCTCCGACCTGAACGGAAAGACAGTGGGTATCTTCGGAACGGGACGGATCGGTTCCATTTTGGTGAAAATATTCCATGCTTTCGGATGTAAGGTCGTAGCCCACGACCTGGAGCGCAATCACTATTTGGAAAATCATTACGAAGTGGAATACCTTCCTTTGGAAGAACTCTGCAGGAAGTCGGATATCGTAAGCATTAATACTCCGCTAAATTACAATACCCATCATATTTTTAATACAACGCTTCTCATGGCCATGAAGCCAGGTGCCATATTGATCAATACAGCTCGTGGGGGCATTATAAAAACAGAGGATGTACTGGCAGCACTCAAAAACGGTAGGCTTGGTGGCTATGCAACCGATGTATATGAGCACGAAAGGGGCATCTTCTTTAAGGACCATAGCAAGAATGGCATTACTGACGAACAGCTGAAAGAGCTGATTGCCCTGCCCAATGTGCTGCTGACCCCTCACCAAGCCTTTGCTACCAAGGAAGCCCTTGTTCGTATTGCTGAGACTACCATCCACAACTTGGATTGTTGGGAGGAAGGGAAAACCAATACCAACGAGCTTGGTTTTGAAACCATTATGTTATAGGAGTGG is drawn from Flagellimonas sp. MMG031 and contains these coding sequences:
- a CDS encoding PAS domain S-box protein gives rise to the protein MEKFEESNVLGMFSEVISEGILIVNAQQQITASNKAANKMFNYNEGELLGQPLDILIPKRIKHKHGQLAHRFMGEGKARQMGKGLDLVGIRKDGEEFPLEISLNPFKMKEQQYVLALIMDITEKKKAEQTIDYWFQIFDESLNEIYVFDAESFIFINVNQGAQRNLGYSIQELTNMSVMDIKPEVSAEVMQRLLSPLIAKRREKVIFESVHRRKDGTHYPVEVHLQLSYIEKRRVGVAIVLDITERKNYTQQLENTVEERTEQLREALKAEKKLNELKTKFLSLVSHEFKTPLSSILTSTSLLTKYTTTEQQDKRDKHIATIKSKVRYLDNILTDFLSIERLDSGKVNYALTSFPLSKLINEVVYDANTLLKEGQRIQYPQNIDGIVIEFDEKIMGLALSNLVHNAIKYSPEDSDIELKVHQEREQLKIDVVDQGLGVPEEDQPFIFDRYFRATNVLTVQGTGIGLNTVRQHMHNLNANVTFKSELGRGSTFTLHIPINNKENEKDLTG
- a CDS encoding Hsp20/alpha crystallin family protein, with the translated sequence MSLVKLDGKRFPWNERLIDFFSRDAFVDDDFFNLEKTHPSMNVKEHKDDFEIEFAAPGFEKKDFKITMKDDVLEVSAQKRKEKTEEEENFTRREFNYNAFTRSLQLPPTVDRSKDVKAVYQNGILTLKVHKMEAAKNNQKKVIEVA
- a CDS encoding chaperone modulator CbpM, which produces MKKENYISIETFCELHGVGESFVYSMYEYEILQVKDKPDKRMLHVEELPVLEKMVRLHNELDINPEGIQAIHHLLGQVESLQEEVAALKRKLDALK
- a CDS encoding universal stress protein; translated protein: MIKVLLPTDFSENAFHAITYAVKLLEHATCTFYLVHAYTPPVYRVDYALGSPGQLGLPDDERNKAEEALERTKKKIKSLLPVSRHSFVTHAAFNSLAEELESVSQKEDIDFIVMGTQGATGAKEILFGSNTVQVIQKSSVPVLAVPAEFEYRPLQNMLFPTDYEVEFKKANLETVLQLLKLSRAKLHVLHISSPEGLDESQMDNKGYLEGRLLERNHQFYDMPDQDLIAAINDFQDTVSVDMLAMVRNKHTFLERLFIAPTIRNIGLHSKVPFLVLPLNP
- a CDS encoding universal stress protein codes for the protein MKKILVPVDFSDFSKYALEVASKLAKQHGSGIVLLHMIGMSDSVLANSELAEEAEAKYFLKLAKDKIKELTGQKYLKGIAVNAIIQNYKDFEEVNKVAQEQDCDLIVMGSHGASGIRELFVGSNTEKVVRSSDLPVMVIKSKPEAFHLQRIVMACDLDLENISVYKKAKQFAESNGASLEMVYVHSAGANFMGRDDVTQRLEAFKQELGKDVNINFYDHNSVEKGILQYCFEKNADLLVIPTHGRKGLARFIVGSLAETVSNHAKIPVMTIRI
- a CDS encoding 2-hydroxyacid dehydrogenase, which translates into the protein MKVLVYSAKDFEIKNLEKANNGKHKIRFVPEALDTTTAVIAAGYDAVCIFSNDDASLVVLEILHDLGVKYITLRSTGYNNVSVKSAKRIGLKVAYAPEYSPHAIAEHAVGLLLALDRKLVQANTQVRVFNFTLDNLIGSDLNGKTVGIFGTGRIGSILVKIFHAFGCKVVAHDLERNHYLENHYEVEYLPLEELCRKSDIVSINTPLNYNTHHIFNTTLLMAMKPGAILINTARGGIIKTEDVLAALKNGRLGGYATDVYEHERGIFFKDHSKNGITDEQLKELIALPNVLLTPHQAFATKEALVRIAETTIHNLDCWEEGKTNTNELGFETIML
- a CDS encoding J domain-containing protein — protein: MDFIDYYKVLGVDKKASTEEIKKAYRKLARKYHPDLNPNDVEAEKNFKRVNEANEVLSDPDKRKKYDEYGKDWQHAEEFEKAKRARSQQANQGDYGGYTYSSGGSAQDFSDFFESMFGGRSAGFGGRGQRVRFRGQDYNAELKLSLMDVYTTQKQTLTVNGKNIRLTIPAGIEDGQTIKIAGHGGPGVEGGPAGDLYITFSIVNNTDFRRDGANLYKTVELPLTKAVLGGEIQVETLTGKVKLKVAPGTDNGTQVKLKGKGFPKYKKEGQFGDLYLTYQVKVPKNLTAEQKELFEALEKTNLK
- a CDS encoding response regulator, which gives rise to MKKILLVEDDTSLRENVAELLELSGFEVCTASNGLIAVDMAKKEVPDLVLCDIMMPELDGYGVLEELSSHESTRQIPFIFVSAKTEKQDVRRGMNLGADDYLTKPFEEEELLSAIECRLEKAKQMNTVLQEHPKQAKEDEIRSLNELKNFFDDHGELLSYKKDETIYNKGDHSNMVYLILKGVVKSCSLDEEGKELITSIYSADDFLGFTSLTDHLPYQEYTIAMEDVELAGISKEKVKGILEDNRSVTLELMDVITGNLTDIKKQLLQMAYSSVRKKTAQTLLLFSKAINRDKDGALKIARSDLAGVAGIATESLIRTLSDFKNEGLIAIENRTISVIDREALARVN
- a CDS encoding universal stress protein, whose protein sequence is MLHILAPTDFSNNSYNAIYYAARLFADTDSEFHIVHVCGTEGSSDLESSKLESTKNLDALQHRLIRDVGKNNKHSWKKVSLCSDMAKGIADYAKENDMDLTVIGNKAKEEVKDILFGNNAMQLVREIAHCPVLIIPLEIDFKRVDKMAFASNYVRPIHAESVSALQFFSALLDSVIVPMTIEDDKGNDASKQNRADFLEAISESASKEVKLPVFEGKVNTILEFVDLWSIDMLCMVYYPHHFFLEFIGKGIIKELNTKLKIPFLILPDTSN
- a CDS encoding universal stress protein gives rise to the protein MKNILVPTDFSENSVRALKYAQMLFDSEECNFYILYVGTLLDTKNDAETMQYGDGDSENTKRKLADLVKDTRAHSTEANHFFFSLHEYGFFIPTIKKHLDEQNIDLIVMGTKGASGIKEKVIGTNTGDVITKVQCNTLVVPEQVELSKPREIAFPTDLNIFYSLKMLRPMIEMVQLGKSKFRIMHALQAGDHLNEEQKNNKEYLLDFMKETFPESHSFHTITNKKVKSAIQCFVESREIDMMFMVAKNLNFIQQILFDSIVEQISFHTKIPFYVIHE
- the upp gene encoding uracil phosphoribosyltransferase codes for the protein MIVHQFDQAHSILNTFIAEIRDVTIQKDPMRFRRNIERIGEILAYELSKSLDYSQKEVTTPLDTKSSFLCSDQLVLCSVLRAGLPLHHGILSYFDGAENAFISAYRHHPNNDDAFEVIVKYFAAPSLDGKILVLTDPMLATGKTLENVLDALKSHGTPKQIHIISVIGSKDGLAKVQDVFPEDTHLWIAAVDEGLTSKGYIVPGLGDAGDLSYGMKL